In Dethiosulfovibrio salsuginis, a single window of DNA contains:
- a CDS encoding ABC transporter permease yields MGDFFKKSEFYLTLVLFVMMAIFSIGSEEFFSLENLFDLLLSYSFVGIMAVGLLVVLISGGIDISFTATATVAQYSMALVIMDHGGGWITAFVVASAVGIALGWINGFLVHHLKVSAIIITIATLNVFYGLLVFVTKGRWLYSFPDWFGDGITLFSFGPDDIYSLSLPVAALLVSVTLTWILLNLTVTGRRIYAMGGNPDGARRMGFNLFRLRTFVYCYMGLMAGIGATVQAQLLQTVAPNSIVGREMEVLAAVVLGGASLSGGEGSVMGAVLGVAIIGILQNGLTLLGVSSYWHKVAIGLVILLSVAMTAWNRRREDMKGAEIDVLP; encoded by the coding sequence ATGGGCGATTTTTTTAAGAAAAGCGAATTCTATCTGACGCTGGTGCTATTCGTCATGATGGCGATTTTTTCGATAGGTTCGGAGGAGTTTTTCTCTCTCGAAAACCTCTTTGATCTGCTCCTGAGCTACTCCTTTGTGGGGATAATGGCGGTAGGTCTTCTCGTGGTGTTGATCTCCGGAGGCATAGACATATCCTTCACCGCTACAGCTACGGTGGCTCAGTACTCTATGGCTCTGGTTATAATGGATCATGGTGGAGGCTGGATAACCGCCTTTGTCGTAGCCTCGGCGGTGGGAATAGCTCTAGGCTGGATCAACGGATTTTTAGTCCATCACCTGAAGGTCTCCGCTATAATAATAACTATAGCTACTCTTAACGTTTTTTACGGTCTCCTCGTCTTTGTCACCAAAGGCCGGTGGCTATACAGTTTCCCCGATTGGTTTGGCGACGGTATAACTCTATTTTCATTTGGTCCTGACGACATTTACTCCCTTTCCTTGCCTGTGGCTGCTTTGCTGGTTTCGGTGACCCTTACCTGGATTTTGCTTAACCTAACTGTAACAGGTCGCCGAATATACGCCATGGGGGGAAATCCAGATGGAGCCAGGCGTATGGGGTTTAACCTTTTTCGGCTTCGGACGTTCGTCTACTGTTACATGGGGCTTATGGCGGGAATAGGGGCTACCGTGCAGGCCCAGCTTCTTCAGACCGTGGCTCCTAATTCCATAGTTGGCAGAGAGATGGAGGTGCTCGCAGCGGTGGTCTTAGGCGGAGCGAGCTTAAGCGGAGGTGAGGGATCGGTTATGGGAGCGGTCCTTGGAGTGGCTATTATAGGGATTCTCCAAAACGGACTTACTCTTCTCGGCGTTTCGTCCTACTGGCATAAGGTCGCTATAGGTTTGGTAATACTGTTAAGCGTTGCCATGACTGCATGGAACAGGCGGAGAGAGGATATGAAGGGGGCGGAGATAGATGTCCTTCCCTAA
- a CDS encoding ABC transporter permease has product MSFPKDRKILRLVVILLALVGGFALFLGKGFFSGANLQSIAFQLPELGILTLAMMIAMITGGINLSIIAAANMSGIATAWVLTSFMVGSPVSIVVALLSGVVVSLCIGVINGVLVAYVGVSAILATLGTMTLVEGISVLLTQGSVISGFPSGFLFIGNGMIYGIPLPLVIFLFCALVMGVLLERTPFGVYSSMIGSNSKAAEFSGVPVKKVLVSVYVLSGLLAGIASIIMISRFNSARAGYASSYLLVTVLASVLGGVNPDGGFGRVGGVVLALIILQVISSGLNLLGLSSHLGLALWGAILIAVMVLPLLSGKNRSE; this is encoded by the coding sequence ATGTCCTTCCCTAAAGACAGAAAAATACTTCGTCTTGTGGTCATACTTCTGGCTTTGGTGGGAGGCTTTGCCCTCTTTCTCGGTAAGGGCTTTTTTAGCGGGGCAAACCTCCAGTCCATAGCTTTTCAGCTCCCTGAGCTTGGGATACTGACCTTAGCGATGATGATCGCAATGATAACCGGAGGTATAAACCTTTCGATTATAGCTGCGGCCAATATGTCCGGCATCGCCACAGCTTGGGTTCTCACGTCCTTTATGGTGGGAAGCCCTGTCTCCATAGTTGTTGCCCTGCTCTCCGGTGTGGTCGTTTCTCTCTGTATTGGGGTGATAAACGGGGTTTTGGTGGCCTACGTAGGGGTTTCAGCTATCCTGGCGACTCTGGGAACTATGACTCTCGTCGAGGGAATAAGCGTGCTCCTTACCCAAGGCTCGGTTATCTCCGGTTTCCCCAGCGGGTTTCTGTTTATCGGCAACGGAATGATTTACGGAATACCACTGCCTTTAGTTATCTTTCTGTTCTGCGCTCTTGTTATGGGGGTGTTGCTGGAGAGAACTCCCTTTGGAGTCTACTCCTCCATGATAGGATCCAACTCGAAGGCCGCCGAATTCTCCGGTGTTCCGGTCAAAAAAGTCCTCGTCTCGGTTTACGTCCTCTCAGGGCTCCTGGCTGGGATAGCGTCGATTATAATGATATCTCGGTTTAATTCAGCTCGGGCGGGATATGCCTCGTCCTATCTATTGGTGACCGTCCTGGCATCGGTTTTAGGTGGGGTAAACCCTGATGGGGGTTTTGGAAGGGTTGGAGGAGTGGTTCTGGCCCTGATAATTCTTCAGGTCATATCCAGCGGTCTCAACCTTTTGGGGCTAAGTTCCCATCTGGGATTGGCCCTGTGGGGTGCTATACTGATAGCGGTTATGGTTCTTCCTCTGTTGAGCGGAAAGAACCGTTCCGAGTAA
- a CDS encoding sugar ABC transporter ATP-binding protein, whose protein sequence is MNEKKPFIELRNISKRFGGVTALDDVGLSLSPGEIHCLAGQNGSGKSTLIKIISGVYRPEDGAEIFIDGELVALDPAKAIGIGIQVIYQDLSIFPGLSVAENIGLGQYCEKGRFFVDKGRLVSDAKTAMNKIGISLPLRKKVSELSIADRQLVAICRALANDARLVIMDEPTASLTRTEVKALLSVVKELKNRDIAVVFVSHRLDEVIEVAERVTVLRDGKSVGVFEASELDDKKLATYMTGLEFDMTVHDVEHHRSVLLSVEGLTRQNNYKDVSFELHRGEILGITGLLGSGRTELALSLFGKNPPDSGTIALEGKYLSLSSIRDGIYSGIGYVSEDRLTLGIVMDQSIRDNSVLTVLDRLKSSFGTIDGTKRDQLVSSSVQELSVKVSDVNLPVRTLSGGNQQKVVLAKWLATKPKVLILDSPTVGVDIAAKKGIYDIVKSLSAKGMGIIMISDEIPEVYYNCHRIITMQRGRITGEYRPTETSEQDLASRIDEV, encoded by the coding sequence ATGAATGAAAAAAAACCTTTCATTGAGCTTCGCAATATCAGCAAACGCTTTGGAGGGGTAACTGCCTTGGATGACGTTGGCCTTTCCCTCTCTCCTGGGGAAATTCACTGTCTGGCAGGTCAAAATGGGTCTGGAAAAAGCACCCTCATAAAGATAATTTCAGGGGTATATCGACCGGAAGATGGGGCGGAGATCTTTATCGACGGCGAATTAGTCGCCTTAGATCCTGCAAAGGCCATAGGCATAGGGATTCAGGTTATATATCAGGACCTGTCTATCTTTCCAGGTCTATCGGTGGCGGAGAACATCGGATTAGGTCAGTACTGCGAAAAAGGCCGTTTTTTTGTGGATAAAGGCCGGCTTGTCTCCGACGCTAAGACGGCTATGAATAAAATAGGGATATCTCTGCCTCTCAGGAAAAAGGTTTCCGAGCTATCGATCGCCGATCGTCAGTTGGTGGCCATATGCCGGGCTCTCGCCAACGATGCTCGACTGGTTATAATGGACGAACCTACCGCCTCCCTCACGAGAACGGAGGTTAAAGCGCTTCTCTCCGTGGTGAAGGAGCTTAAAAACAGGGATATCGCTGTGGTATTCGTATCCCACAGACTGGACGAGGTCATAGAGGTCGCCGAGAGGGTGACGGTCTTAAGGGACGGAAAATCCGTCGGGGTGTTTGAGGCTTCCGAGTTGGACGATAAAAAACTGGCAACCTATATGACCGGTCTGGAGTTCGATATGACCGTTCACGATGTCGAGCACCACCGATCGGTTCTACTGAGCGTAGAGGGGCTTACCAGGCAAAACAACTATAAAGACGTGTCTTTCGAGCTCCACAGAGGGGAGATACTGGGCATCACCGGTCTCTTAGGTTCTGGTAGAACCGAGTTAGCCTTAAGCCTTTTTGGAAAAAATCCGCCTGACTCAGGAACGATTGCCCTCGAGGGGAAGTACCTCTCCCTCAGTTCCATAAGGGACGGCATTTATTCCGGCATCGGCTATGTATCGGAGGACAGGCTGACGTTAGGTATAGTGATGGACCAGTCTATAAGGGATAACTCTGTATTGACCGTACTGGACAGGCTGAAGTCTTCCTTTGGGACTATAGACGGAACAAAAAGGGATCAGCTGGTCTCCTCGTCGGTTCAAGAGCTATCGGTCAAAGTCTCCGACGTAAACCTTCCGGTAAGAACCTTGTCCGGCGGAAACCAACAGAAGGTGGTCCTCGCTAAATGGCTGGCGACCAAGCCCAAAGTGCTCATTCTAGATTCCCCTACCGTAGGGGTGGATATAGCCGCCAAAAAGGGAATTTATGACATAGTCAAAAGTTTGTCTGCCAAAGGTATGGGCATTATTATGATCTCCGACGAAATACCGGAGGTCTACTATAATTGCCATAGAATTATCACGATGCAAAGGGGCAGGATCACCGGTGAATATAGGCCTACGGAGACATCGGAGCAGGACCTGGCCTCAAGGATAGATGAGGTATAG
- a CDS encoding L-fuculose-phosphate aldolase → MILREEREQVVEYGRKLMEANLTTGTGGNVSVFNREEGYIALSPSGMDYFDVKPEDVVIMTLDGGFVEEDHLVPTTEWGLHLGLYKVRPDASAIVHCHSDYATAVSCLGIDLPAVNYMVAVAGDRVPITPFAVYGTPELAKNVADNIGDYNAVLMANHGQIALGRSMKAAFTVALNVEYVARLYILAKSAGEPVILPKEAIEGTQRQFASYGQTKKR, encoded by the coding sequence TTGATTTTGAGGGAAGAAAGAGAACAGGTGGTCGAGTACGGCAGAAAGCTGATGGAGGCCAATCTCACCACAGGGACAGGAGGCAACGTCAGCGTTTTTAACAGGGAGGAGGGCTATATAGCCCTTAGCCCTTCTGGAATGGATTACTTTGACGTAAAGCCCGAGGACGTGGTCATTATGACCCTGGACGGGGGGTTTGTGGAGGAGGATCACTTAGTTCCCACTACCGAGTGGGGACTCCATCTCGGGTTGTACAAGGTTAGACCTGACGCTTCGGCGATAGTGCACTGTCACTCCGATTACGCTACCGCCGTGTCCTGTCTAGGAATAGACCTTCCGGCGGTGAACTACATGGTCGCAGTCGCCGGGGATAGAGTGCCAATTACTCCCTTTGCGGTCTACGGGACTCCTGAGCTCGCTAAAAACGTAGCGGACAATATAGGGGATTATAACGCCGTCCTGATGGCTAACCACGGTCAGATCGCCTTAGGCAGGTCGATGAAAGCCGCCTTTACCGTTGCTCTGAACGTTGAGTACGTGGCCAGGCTTTACATACTGGCGAAAAGCGCAGGGGAACCGGTTATACTTCCCAAAGAGGCCATAGAGGGCACTCAGAGGCAGTTTGCCTCTTACGGACAGACAAAGAAGAGATGA
- a CDS encoding autoinducer 2 ABC transporter substrate-binding protein has protein sequence MMNKFVRSIALSALMGAFLFSGIAGAKEYEIATVVKITGIPWFNRLEDGVKKAAKDLNVKAYQVGPSDADPAQQIRIVEDLIAKGVDAICVVPNDANAMGPVLQKARDKGIVVITHESPNQPGADYDVEAIDNVEFGEMNFACLADAMGEKGDFAIFVGSLTVPLHNLWADIGLEYVKKNYPDMKLVTDRIPCGESAEESYKKTMELLKTYPNLKGIVGFGSLGPIGGARAMEKQKAKPGDMAIVGTVMPEHASRYLSRGLITKGFLWDPADPGYAMVAVAKEILEGREIKDGMELPMMTGPKAITLDGNIIKLNAILEITAENARELGF, from the coding sequence ATGATGAACAAGTTTGTTCGATCGATAGCCTTATCGGCCCTTATGGGTGCTTTCCTGTTTTCCGGCATAGCCGGAGCCAAGGAGTACGAGATAGCCACGGTGGTTAAGATCACCGGTATTCCCTGGTTCAACCGCCTTGAGGACGGTGTAAAAAAAGCTGCAAAAGACCTTAACGTAAAAGCCTATCAGGTTGGTCCCTCCGACGCTGATCCCGCTCAGCAGATCAGGATAGTCGAGGATCTTATCGCCAAAGGGGTAGACGCTATCTGCGTAGTCCCTAACGACGCCAACGCTATGGGGCCGGTCCTCCAGAAGGCGAGAGACAAAGGTATCGTGGTAATAACCCACGAATCCCCAAATCAGCCAGGGGCTGACTACGACGTCGAGGCCATCGACAACGTAGAATTTGGCGAGATGAACTTTGCCTGTCTCGCTGATGCGATGGGGGAGAAGGGAGATTTCGCCATATTCGTCGGCTCCCTGACCGTTCCTCTTCATAACCTGTGGGCGGACATAGGTCTCGAATACGTTAAGAAAAACTATCCCGATATGAAGCTGGTTACCGACAGGATCCCCTGTGGGGAAAGTGCCGAGGAATCCTACAAAAAGACCATGGAGCTCCTTAAGACATACCCGAACCTTAAGGGGATTGTAGGGTTCGGAAGCCTTGGCCCTATCGGAGGAGCTAGGGCGATGGAAAAGCAGAAGGCGAAGCCTGGAGATATGGCCATAGTTGGGACGGTCATGCCTGAGCACGCTTCCAGATATCTCTCCAGAGGTCTCATCACTAAAGGGTTCCTCTGGGATCCTGCGGACCCGGGCTACGCCATGGTCGCAGTCGCCAAGGAAATCCTCGAGGGAAGAGAGATAAAAGACGGCATGGAACTTCCTATGATGACCGGACCTAAAGCCATAACCCTCGATGGAAACATTATAAAGCTTAACGCCATACTGGAGATAACCGCCGAGAACGCTAGAGAGCTTGGTTTCTAG
- a CDS encoding YncE family protein, producing MLMVLCAFAAWASGGLGGTPYSLATLSDGRVVYTTSEEFKSGAMGIVDPSSGAISSAVRSNLGGDAAVFSFSKGGTDRVLLANRLSWGAQTEIQIFNPSDWSNPEWNGTVNGNLKGVAVLSDDLYLAYYGSGKGLGRLEKRPLDSYGTVTLSRDIYKVASEDKGESVLTTDGGRLFLMVQGFESFPSSMDNGALVQVSPTDLTAVASVDVGINPVGMSSRGEAVYVASNGNYSSSAHKAWRIDGSNMARSEIKFAGFQDSGEFVQALFDNGTKIFVVSSVFDVALGVNRNKVYVVDRPSSWTTLTDIALGAPATTLDGWTVGSTLDVKGRLWVCSSNGTEGSVKGIGSDGSVETYPSSYPDSGGSGGGCSVGFAPSAMFLFAPILLLFRGR from the coding sequence GTGTTGATGGTTCTCTGTGCCTTCGCTGCCTGGGCTTCCGGCGGGCTGGGGGGAACTCCCTACAGTCTGGCTACCTTAAGTGACGGCAGAGTGGTGTACACCACCTCGGAGGAATTTAAATCTGGTGCTATGGGGATAGTCGATCCCTCCTCCGGGGCCATATCCTCCGCCGTCAGGTCCAACCTTGGTGGGGACGCCGCGGTGTTCTCCTTCTCCAAAGGGGGTACGGACAGGGTTCTTCTAGCGAATAGACTTTCCTGGGGTGCCCAGACCGAGATACAGATATTCAACCCCTCGGACTGGAGCAATCCTGAGTGGAACGGCACGGTTAACGGAAATCTCAAGGGTGTCGCAGTTCTGTCCGACGACCTTTATCTGGCCTACTACGGCTCTGGAAAGGGGCTTGGAAGGTTGGAGAAGAGGCCTCTCGACAGCTACGGTACGGTGACCCTCTCCAGGGACATCTACAAAGTCGCCAGCGAGGATAAAGGGGAGTCCGTTCTCACCACCGACGGTGGACGGCTCTTCTTGATGGTCCAGGGTTTTGAGAGTTTTCCCTCCAGCATGGATAACGGTGCGCTTGTACAGGTCAGCCCCACCGACCTAACGGCAGTGGCCTCGGTGGACGTAGGTATCAACCCGGTGGGGATGTCCTCCAGAGGCGAGGCCGTCTACGTGGCCTCTAACGGCAACTACAGCTCTTCAGCCCACAAGGCTTGGAGGATAGATGGAAGCAATATGGCCCGGTCTGAGATAAAGTTCGCAGGCTTTCAGGACAGCGGAGAGTTCGTCCAGGCCCTTTTCGACAACGGCACCAAGATATTCGTCGTGTCGTCGGTTTTCGACGTTGCCCTTGGGGTGAACCGAAACAAAGTCTACGTCGTCGACAGACCATCGTCGTGGACTACCCTAACCGATATCGCCCTTGGAGCCCCAGCGACCACACTGGACGGCTGGACCGTAGGTTCCACTTTGGATGTAAAAGGCCGTCTGTGGGTCTGCTCGTCCAACGGTACCGAAGGATCGGTGAAGGGAATAGGTTCCGACGGTTCAGTTGAGACCTATCCCTCCAGCTACCCCGACAGCGGCGGTAGCGGTGGCGGTTGCTCTGTCGGCTTCGCCCCTTCCGCTATGTTCTTATTTGCCCCCATACTGCTTCTTTTCAGAGGCAGGTAG
- a CDS encoding TonB-dependent receptor plug domain-containing protein, producing the protein MKKDLFKVALTAAICLFTVPTMVGATTLAPVSVTASAVEDQDLSPGSVTVIRPDSYSGEMRTLPDLLSRVAGVSISSGGGRGARAVASVRGSTSAQVAVYVDGVLWNLGGDSAADLSTIPIERVEKIEVYRGYVPATFDLSGMGAVINVVTIASEAGEGALALGVGDLGYSSGSLRYGTKLGSGTLSIALEAKSEKGDFPYRNDNGSITPTDDYNTRRWNNGFWEEGGTIRWSDGSWRIAATMNKRHRELPLPAPGNDKGADIQGPWQDVERRAFSLGKSYSTGEVDWGWSLDRTEEDKDFSDPLDRLGSLGVKRSTYRTVRDEGALFGSAMAGDHFLELTLKGGKEALDVDGDTVSSLGGIGRFERDSFSAVLQDTVPMGDVIITPLLRWNKVDGESALSWAVGAQWNWTPSWMVKATVGYSKRAPNFYETYGDGATIIATPGLKWEEGTHWDLGVRWDGRLGDADATLGLTAFGMDMDDLIEYVQVNQRVGAYRNIGQAIIRGLELEGDFRWERWTLGLSWTFMDGENRTPGYRYGKALPNRPENSLDLRLTRLLSPSMSIFGEIQHRGTTFLDMAEQIGLSDLTQFNLGLRWSIKEGHLVSLGVDDLFDKGHEVTQFATGVGGERLPWYPQEGRTWYLSYSWRF; encoded by the coding sequence GTGAAAAAAGATCTATTTAAGGTCGCCTTGACGGCGGCCATCTGCCTTTTTACGGTCCCGACCATGGTAGGAGCCACAACCTTGGCCCCTGTTTCGGTAACCGCCTCGGCGGTCGAGGACCAGGATCTCTCCCCAGGCTCTGTCACGGTGATCCGGCCGGATAGCTATTCCGGTGAGATGAGGACCCTGCCAGACCTTCTATCCAGGGTCGCCGGTGTGTCCATCTCAAGCGGAGGGGGGCGGGGAGCCAGGGCGGTCGCGTCGGTGCGGGGAAGTACCTCCGCTCAGGTAGCGGTTTACGTCGACGGAGTCCTGTGGAACCTGGGAGGGGACTCCGCCGCCGATCTATCCACTATACCCATCGAAAGGGTTGAGAAGATAGAGGTCTATAGGGGCTACGTCCCCGCCACCTTCGACCTATCCGGCATGGGAGCGGTTATAAACGTGGTCACCATAGCCTCGGAGGCTGGAGAGGGCGCTTTAGCCCTGGGAGTCGGCGACCTAGGCTACTCGTCCGGTTCCCTCAGGTACGGCACGAAGCTGGGGTCAGGAACCTTGTCTATAGCCCTTGAGGCTAAGTCCGAAAAGGGCGATTTCCCCTATCGAAACGACAACGGTTCAATAACCCCTACCGACGACTACAATACCAGACGGTGGAACAACGGTTTCTGGGAGGAGGGGGGCACTATCCGCTGGAGCGATGGAAGCTGGCGTATTGCCGCGACTATGAATAAAAGACACAGAGAACTGCCCCTTCCTGCTCCAGGAAACGACAAGGGGGCGGACATCCAGGGACCGTGGCAGGACGTTGAGAGACGGGCCTTTTCCCTGGGTAAATCCTACAGCACCGGCGAGGTCGATTGGGGCTGGTCACTGGACCGCACCGAGGAGGATAAGGATTTCTCCGACCCCCTCGACCGTCTCGGCAGTTTAGGTGTGAAGAGGTCGACCTATAGGACCGTCAGAGACGAAGGTGCCCTGTTCGGCTCGGCCATGGCGGGAGACCATTTTCTAGAGCTGACCTTAAAGGGAGGAAAAGAGGCCCTGGACGTGGACGGGGATACGGTGTCCTCGTTGGGCGGCATAGGTCGATTTGAGAGGGACAGTTTCTCCGCTGTTCTACAGGACACCGTCCCTATGGGTGACGTGATAATTACGCCCCTCCTTAGGTGGAACAAGGTGGACGGGGAGAGCGCCCTATCCTGGGCTGTCGGAGCTCAGTGGAACTGGACCCCCAGCTGGATGGTCAAGGCCACAGTAGGTTACTCCAAAAGAGCTCCTAATTTCTACGAGACCTACGGAGATGGAGCTACCATAATAGCTACCCCTGGCCTTAAGTGGGAGGAGGGGACCCACTGGGATCTAGGGGTGCGATGGGACGGTAGGCTGGGTGATGCCGACGCCACTTTAGGGCTCACCGCCTTCGGAATGGACATGGACGACCTCATAGAGTACGTTCAGGTCAACCAGAGGGTCGGAGCCTACAGAAATATCGGTCAGGCCATTATAAGAGGTCTGGAGCTTGAAGGAGATTTTCGTTGGGAAAGGTGGACCTTAGGACTCTCTTGGACCTTCATGGACGGAGAGAATCGAACTCCAGGCTATCGCTACGGCAAGGCCCTGCCCAACAGGCCGGAGAACTCCCTGGACCTTAGGCTAACCAGGCTCCTCTCGCCCTCTATGTCCATTTTTGGCGAGATCCAGCACAGAGGCACGACTTTCTTAGATATGGCGGAACAGATCGGCCTTTCCGATCTAACCCAGTTCAACCTGGGATTGAGGTGGTCCATTAAAGAGGGTCACCTGGTCTCCCTAGGGGTCGACGACCTCTTCGATAAAGGTCATGAAGTAACCCAGTTCGCCACAGGGGTCGGTGGGGAGAGGCTTCCCTGGTACCCTCAGGAGGGCCGAACCTGGTATCTATCCTATTCCTGGAGGTTTTGA
- a CDS encoding rhamnulokinase: protein METAVHCLAFDLGSSGGRATLGTYDGESLSLETVHSFERRPIRVGARWYWEVLSDLEEIRKGLIKASTRLKGKPFTVGIDTWGVDYGLIDEAGDLMVPVHSYRDPRTEGLYDELFDLIPKDEIYRRTGIMFIQFNTLLQLYAHRREKPWIFDHAKSLLFPPDLFAYFLTGKMANEVTIASTSQFFDPSSRSWAPDLLEKAGVPSGLLCPLISPGTFIGPLEEGFRQASGLPEGISVVAVAGHDTASALAATPFEKGVRSSFISLGTWSLLGTELDRPELSPKSMEMNFTNEMGVGDKVVYHRIIAGLWLIQECRRSWRDRGSDLSYDEIHKAAHSATPGRFLFDPDDLRFMNPDNMPEAIGSWFIDRGEEPPETVGEFARSIYDSLASRYGTALRDMEDTVGVVDRINVVGGGTKASLLCQLTANATGKTVLAGPVEATTMGNLICQLQALGVVDGLDEGRDVIRRSCKLHRYEPKRH from the coding sequence ATGGAGACGGCTGTCCATTGTCTTGCGTTCGACCTCGGAAGTTCCGGTGGTAGGGCTACTCTGGGGACCTATGACGGAGAAAGCCTCTCCCTGGAGACGGTCCACTCTTTTGAGAGACGGCCGATTCGGGTTGGGGCGAGATGGTACTGGGAGGTCTTGAGCGATCTGGAGGAGATAAGAAAAGGTCTTATAAAGGCATCTACCAGGCTTAAAGGCAAGCCGTTCACCGTCGGCATAGATACCTGGGGAGTTGACTATGGCCTAATAGACGAGGCCGGAGACCTCATGGTTCCCGTCCACTCCTATAGAGATCCTAGGACCGAAGGCCTTTACGACGAGCTTTTCGATCTTATACCGAAAGACGAGATTTACCGCCGCACGGGGATAATGTTCATACAGTTCAATACCCTTCTTCAGCTCTACGCCCACAGGAGGGAAAAGCCCTGGATATTCGACCATGCAAAAAGCCTCCTCTTCCCGCCGGATCTTTTTGCGTACTTCCTGACGGGGAAGATGGCTAACGAGGTTACCATCGCCTCCACCTCTCAATTTTTCGATCCATCAAGTCGATCCTGGGCCCCCGATCTGCTCGAGAAGGCCGGGGTGCCTTCCGGTCTGCTCTGTCCCCTTATTTCTCCAGGTACCTTCATAGGTCCTCTGGAGGAAGGTTTTAGGCAGGCATCGGGCCTTCCTGAGGGCATATCGGTGGTAGCAGTAGCTGGGCACGATACCGCCTCCGCTCTGGCTGCTACTCCCTTTGAAAAAGGCGTCAGAAGTTCTTTCATAAGCCTTGGAACCTGGTCCCTTCTTGGAACGGAGCTTGATCGACCGGAGTTGTCCCCTAAATCGATGGAGATGAACTTCACCAACGAAATGGGAGTAGGAGATAAGGTGGTATATCACAGGATAATCGCCGGTCTCTGGTTAATACAGGAGTGTCGGAGAAGCTGGAGGGACAGAGGTTCCGACCTTTCCTACGACGAGATACACAAGGCAGCCCACTCGGCCACACCGGGGCGTTTCTTGTTCGACCCCGATGACCTCAGATTCATGAACCCCGACAATATGCCGGAAGCCATAGGATCGTGGTTTATCGATAGAGGAGAAGAACCTCCTGAAACGGTAGGTGAATTTGCTCGCTCCATCTACGATAGCCTCGCCTCTCGGTACGGTACCGCACTCAGGGATATGGAGGACACCGTTGGGGTCGTGGACAGGATAAACGTCGTTGGAGGGGGGACTAAGGCCTCCCTTCTGTGTCAGCTGACCGCCAACGCCACGGGAAAGACGGTTTTAGCTGGCCCGGTGGAGGCGACGACGATGGGTAACCTGATCTGCCAGCTTCAGGCCTTAGGCGTCGTAGATGGCCTTGACGAAGGGAGGGATGTGATCAGAAGATCCTGTAAACTACATCGCTACGAGCCCAAGCGTCATTGA